From the Paludisphaera mucosa genome, one window contains:
- a CDS encoding S9 family peptidase, whose translation MNRWITGALVATSLAANSAAADKRPMTMDDLLAVIAVGDPQISPDGGSVVYTVSEYDKEAGKSNGSLWIVSTGGGEPRKLTSAPGSNNHPRWSPDGKTIAFVSSRSGSSQIWLLPIDGGEARQLTKLPIDVDGPLWSPKGDKIAFAAQVYPGKSPAETAAKDKEKEDAKSKVRIYDQLMVRHWNAWDEGKKSHLFVADATTGEAVDLTPKLDVNTPPAPFGGSGDYAWSHDGSTLAFTAEPIKDLAWSTNTDVWTVPAAGGEPRNLTESNPAADGSPLYSPDGKYLAYLTQARPGFESDLWVLRVRNLDTGEVIDVSSFLDRPVQGFAWKTADSLVASIDDQGSVPIVSLNVSGNRDKVPRLAGGGVNASPSVGPKGESVAFVHHSADKPGEVYFRQKDGEPRALTSHNAPLTSKLDLSPMESFTFDGAEGDKVQGWLLKPPGFDPKKKYPVVFLIHGGPQGAWHDEWHGRWNYPMFAAPGYAVVAINPRGSTGFGQKFTDQISLDWTGKVYGDLMKGLDHALATYEFLDKDRIAAAGGSYGGFMVNWICGHTDRFKALVSHAGVFDLISMYGSTEELWFPDWEYGGPPWVKLQHYIDRSPSLFADKFKTPTLVIHGALDFRVPDAQGLGMFTSLQRVGVPSRYVWFPDEGHWIAKPANRIVWWAEIHDWLARYLK comes from the coding sequence GTGAATCGCTGGATCACAGGAGCACTCGTGGCGACCTCGCTCGCGGCGAACTCGGCGGCGGCCGACAAACGGCCGATGACGATGGACGACCTGCTGGCCGTGATTGCGGTCGGCGACCCCCAGATCTCGCCCGACGGCGGGTCGGTCGTGTACACCGTCTCGGAGTACGACAAGGAAGCCGGCAAGTCCAACGGCAGCCTCTGGATCGTTTCGACGGGCGGCGGCGAGCCTCGCAAGCTCACCTCCGCGCCGGGGTCGAACAACCACCCCCGCTGGAGCCCCGACGGCAAGACGATCGCGTTCGTCTCCTCGCGATCCGGCTCGTCGCAGATCTGGCTGCTGCCGATCGACGGCGGCGAGGCCCGGCAGCTCACCAAGCTGCCGATCGACGTCGACGGCCCGCTCTGGTCGCCCAAGGGGGACAAGATCGCCTTCGCCGCCCAGGTCTACCCGGGCAAGTCGCCCGCCGAGACGGCCGCCAAGGACAAGGAGAAGGAAGACGCCAAGAGCAAGGTCCGCATCTACGACCAGCTGATGGTCCGCCACTGGAACGCCTGGGACGAGGGGAAGAAGAGCCACCTCTTCGTCGCCGACGCGACCACCGGCGAGGCCGTCGACCTGACCCCCAAGCTGGATGTCAACACCCCCCCCGCCCCGTTCGGCGGCTCCGGCGACTACGCCTGGTCCCACGACGGTTCCACGCTGGCGTTCACGGCCGAGCCGATCAAGGACCTGGCGTGGTCGACCAACACCGACGTCTGGACCGTCCCCGCCGCCGGCGGCGAGCCGAGGAACCTGACCGAGTCCAATCCCGCGGCCGACGGATCGCCGCTCTACTCTCCCGACGGCAAGTATCTCGCCTACCTCACTCAGGCCAGACCCGGCTTCGAGTCGGACCTGTGGGTCCTTCGCGTCCGCAACCTCGACACCGGCGAGGTGATCGACGTCAGCTCGTTCCTCGATCGCCCGGTCCAGGGATTCGCCTGGAAGACGGCCGACAGTCTGGTCGCGTCGATCGACGATCAAGGCTCAGTCCCTATCGTGAGCCTGAACGTCTCGGGGAATCGCGACAAGGTCCCCCGGTTGGCCGGCGGGGGCGTCAACGCGTCGCCGTCCGTCGGGCCCAAGGGCGAATCCGTCGCCTTCGTCCACCACTCGGCCGACAAGCCGGGCGAGGTCTATTTCAGGCAGAAGGACGGCGAGCCTCGGGCCCTGACCTCGCACAACGCCCCCCTGACCTCGAAGCTCGACCTGTCGCCGATGGAGTCCTTCACCTTCGACGGAGCCGAGGGCGACAAGGTGCAGGGATGGCTGCTCAAGCCGCCGGGGTTCGATCCGAAGAAGAAGTACCCGGTCGTCTTCCTGATCCACGGCGGGCCCCAGGGCGCCTGGCACGACGAGTGGCACGGTCGCTGGAATTACCCGATGTTCGCGGCTCCGGGCTACGCGGTCGTGGCGATCAACCCGCGGGGGTCGACGGGCTTCGGCCAGAAGTTCACCGACCAGATCAGCCTCGACTGGACCGGCAAGGTTTACGGCGACCTTATGAAGGGGCTCGACCACGCGCTGGCGACATACGAGTTCCTGGACAAGGACAGGATCGCGGCGGCCGGCGGCTCGTACGGCGGGTTCATGGTCAACTGGATCTGCGGCCACACCGACCGCTTCAAGGCCCTGGTCAGCCACGCGGGCGTCTTCGACCTGATCAGCATGTACGGCTCGACCGAGGAGCTTTGGTTCCCGGACTGGGAGTACGGCGGCCCGCCCTGGGTGAAGCTTCAGCACTACATCGACCGTTCGCCCAGCCTCTTCGCCGACAAGTTCAAGACGCCGACCCTGGTCATCCATGGGGCCCTCGACTTCCGCGTGCCGGACGCCCAGGGCCTCGGCATGTTCACGAGCCTCCAGCGCGTGGGCGTCCCCAGCCGCTACGTCTGGTTCCCGGACGAGGGCCATTGGATCGCCAAGCCGGCCAACCGGATCGTCTGGTGGGCCGAGATCCACGACTGGCTCGCCAGGTACCTGAAGTGA